The Melospiza georgiana isolate bMelGeo1 chromosome 31, bMelGeo1.pri, whole genome shotgun sequence genome has a window encoding:
- the TMEM127 gene encoding transmembrane protein 127: MYSAGAAGPVPSRRRGAALPKQPERSLASALPGALAITALCTALAEPAWLRIHGGTCARQELGVADVLGFVQPELLRDFCMNPQTVLLLRVIAAFCFLGILCSLGAFLLDVFGPKHPALKITRRYAFAHILTVLQCATVIGFCYWASELLLETPDQIAPNLTHFYPVFLGFLPFFFPKSNPIFPNFPKSNPFFPIFPVLQCATVIGFCYWASELLLAQQQQHKKYHGSQVFVTFAVSFYLVAGAGGASILATAANLLRHYPSEEEEQALELLSEMEEAEPYGPDYEVVNQFQPPPAYTP; encoded by the exons ATGTACTCAGCGGGCGCGGCGGGCCCGGTTCCGTCGCGGCGCCGTGGCGCGGCGCTGCCCAAGCAGCCGGAGCGCAGCCTGGCGTCGGCGCTGCCGGGGGCGCTGGCCATCACCGCGCTCTGCACCGCGCTGGCCGAGCCCGCCTGGCTGCGCATCCACGGCGGCACCTGCGCCCGCCAGGAGCTGGGCGTGGCCGACGTGCTGGGCTTCGTGCAGCCCGAGCTGCTCAGAG attTCTGCATGAACCCAcagacagtgctgctgctgcgggtcattgctgctttctgcttccTGGGCATCCTGTGCAGCCTCGGCGCTTTCCTGCTCGACGTCTTCGGGCCCAAACACCCGGCCCTGAAAATCACCCGGCGCTACGCCTTCGCCCACATCCTCACAG tCCTGCAGTGCGCCACGGTGATCGGCTTCTGCTACTGggcctcagagctgctcctggagacCCCAGACCAAATTGCCCCCAATCTAACCCATTTTTACCCagtttttcttggttttttgccctttttttttcccaaatctaacccaattttcccaaattttcccaaatCTAACCcgtttttccccatttttccagTCCTGCAGTGCGCCACAGTGATCGGCTTCTGCTACTGGGCCTCGGAGCTGCTCCTggcgcagcagcagcagcacaagaagTACCACGGCTCGCAGGTGTTCGTCACCTTCGCCGTCAGCTTCTACCTGGTGGCGGGCGCGGGCGGCGCCTCCATCCTGGCCACGGCCGCCAACCTGCTGCGGCACTACCCcagcgaggaggaggagcaggccctggagctgctctccgAGATGGAGGAGGCCGAGCCCTACGGGCCCGACTACGAGGTGGTCAACCAGTTCCAGCCGCCGCCCGCGTACACGCCCTGA
- the CIAO1 gene encoding probable cytosolic iron-sulfur protein assembly protein CIAO1 produces the protein MPEALSLLCRVSAHPESRCWALAWSPSGALLASCGGDRTVRVWGREGSGWACRAVLADGHQRTVRRVAWSPCGQFLASASFDGTTCVWRRHEHGFEVVATLEGHENEVKSVAWAPSGSLLATCSRDKSVWVWEVDEEEQEFECVSVLSAHTQDVKHVVWHPSQELLASASYDDTVRLYREDEDDWVCCATLEGHTSTVWAVAWERSGQRLVSCSDDRTLRVWQRSEGQGGGSEHSWQCVCTLSGYHGRSIYDVAWCHLTGAVATACGDDAVRVFEEVSPVSPASPVTFSLAAHVPRAHAQDANGVAWHPREPGLLASCGDDGDIAFWQYQRPEGL, from the exons ATGCCCGAGGCGCTGTCGCTGCTGTGCCGGGTGTCGGCGCACCCCGAGTCCCGCTGCTGGGCCCTGGCCTGGAGCCCCAGCGGGGCCCTGCTGGCGTCCTGCGGCGGGGACCGGACCGTGCGGGTGTGGGGCCGGGAGG GCTCGGGCTGGGCGTGCCGGGCGGTGCTGGCGGACGGGCACCAGCGCACCGTGCGCCGCGTGGCCTGGTCGCCGTGCGGGCAGTTCCTGGCCTCGGCCAGCTTCGATGGCACCACCTGCGTGTGGCGGCGGCACGAGCACGGCTTCGAG gtggTGGCCACGCTGGAGGGACACGAGAACGAGGTGAAGTCGGTGGCCTGGGCACCCTCGGGGTCACTGCTGGCCACCTGCAGCCGTGACAAGAGCGTCTGGGTCTGGGAGG TGGACgaggaggagcaggagtttGAGTGTGTCAGCGTGCTGAGCGCCCACACGCAGGACGTCAAACACGTGGTGTGGCACCCCAGCCAGGAG CTGCTGGCCAGCGCCAGCTACGATGACACGGTGCGCCTGTACCGCGAGGACGAGGACGACTGGGTGTGCTGTGCCACCCTGGAGGGTCACACGTCCACCGTGTGGGCAGTGGCCTGGGAGCGCTCGGGCCAGCGCCTCGTGTCCTGCAGCGACGACCGCACCCTGCGCGTGTGGCAGCGCAGCGAGGGACAGG gcgGTGGCTCggagcacagctggcagtgTGTCTGCACCCTGTCCGGGTACCACGGGCGCAGCATCTACGACGTGGCCTG gTGCCACCTGACGGGCGCGGTGGCCACGGCATGCGGTGACGACGCCGTGCGGGTGTTCGAGGaggtgtccccggtgtccccggcgTCCCCGGTGACGTTCAGCCTGGCCGCCCACGTGCCGCGGGCGCACGCCCAGGACGCCAACGGGGTGGCGTGGCACCCGCGCGAGCCGGGGCTGCTGGCGTCCTGCGGGGACGACGGGGACATCGCCTTCTGGCAGTACCAGCGCCCCGAGGGGCTCTGA